One Setaria italica strain Yugu1 chromosome II, Setaria_italica_v2.0, whole genome shotgun sequence DNA segment encodes these proteins:
- the LOC101775068 gene encoding transmembrane emp24 domain-containing protein p24delta9 — MAARRPGSPASMWPRPSALLLLVAFALLSAPRPARALRFDLESGHTKCISDEIKVNSMAVGKYHVVGPDPNFPDAQLPESHRISLRVTSPYGNSMHYAENVQSGHFAFTATEAGDYLACFWAPDHKPPVTIGFEFDWRSGVSAKDWPSVAKKGKVDMMELELKKLEETIKNIHEEMFYLREREEEMQDLNRRTNSRMAWLGFLSLGICLSVAGLQLWHLKTFFERKKLL, encoded by the exons ATGGCCGCGCGGCGCCCCGGATCCCCCGCCTCCATGTGGCCGCGCCCGTCCGCGCTGCTCCTCCTTGTCGCCTTCGCGCTCCTCTCGGCCCCGCGGCCGGCGCGAGCCCTCCGGTTCGACCTCGAGTCCGGCCACACCAAGTGCATCTCCGATGAGATCAAGGTCAACTCCATGGCCGTCGGCAAGTACCACGTCGTCGGGCCCGACCCCAACTTCCCCGACGCCCAGCTCCCCGAATCGCACCGCATCTCCCTCAGG GTGACGTCGCCGTACGGGAACAGCATGCACTACGCGGAGAACGTGCAGTCGGGGCACTTTGCCTTcacggcgacggaggcgggcgACTACCTCGCCTGCTTCTGGGCGCCCGACCACAAGCCGCCGGTCACCATCGGCTTCGAGTTTGACTGGAGGAGCGGCGTCTCGGCCAAGGATTGGCCCAGCGTTGCCAAGAAGGGCAAGGTCGAT ATGATGGAATTAGAGCTGAAGAAGCTAGAGGAAACCATCAAAAATATACATGAAGAAATGTTTTATCTCCGTGAAAG GGAGGAGGAAATGCAGGACCTGAACAGGCGAACAAACTCGAGGATGGCTTGGCTCGGGTTCCTCTCGCTCGGCATCTGCTTATCAGTGGCGGGTTTGCAGCTGTGGCACCTGAAGACTTTCTTCGAGAGAAAGAAGCTGCTGTAG
- the LOC101775475 gene encoding serine/threonine-protein kinase STY8 — translation MSGAEDAAAAAAGGGGSGGGSSGAGSSGGGSGGGGGARRGRFDDKGLVARTSLILWHTHQNDVGAVRKLLEEDATLVNAHDYDSRTPLHVAALHGWHDVAECLIANGADVNAQDRWQNTPLADAEGAKRQAMIELLKEHGGLTYGKTGSHFEPKTIPPPLTNKADWEINPLELDFTKAVVIGKGSFGEILKANWRGTPIAVKRILPSLSDDRLVIQDFKHEVNLLIKLRHPNIVQFLGAVTETKPLMLVTEFLRGGDLHQYLKEKGALGPLVAVNFALDIARGMAYLHNEPNVVIHRDLKPRNILLVNSAANHLKVGDFGLSKIIKAQHANDVYKMTGETGSYRYMAPEVFKHRKYDKKVDIFSFAMILYEMLEGDPPFSNYEPYEAAKYVAEGHRPAFRKGHTNELKDLVELCWSGDINLRPSFLEILKRLEKLKEQFSHETHWHLFQ, via the exons ATGAGCGGggcggaggacgcggcggctgctgcggcgggtggagggggctcgggcggggggagcagcggcgcgggGTCGTCggggggcgggagcggcggcggagggggcgcgcggcgggggaggTTCGACGACAAGGGCCTCGTGGCGCGGACCTCGCTGATCCTCTGGCACACGCACCAGAACGACGTCGGCGCCGTGCGCAAGCTGCTCGAGGAGGACGCCACGCTCGTCAACGCCCACGACTACGACAGCCGCACGCCGCTCCACGTCGCCGCGCTCCACGGCTGGCACGACGTCGCCGAGTGCCTCATCGCCAACGGCGCCGACGTCAACGCGCAGGACCGCTGGCAGAACACG CCACTAGCTGATGCGGAGGGAGCTAAGAGGCAGGCTATGATTGAGCTGCTCAAGGAGCATGGCGGATTGACATAT GGGAAAACTGGAAGCCATTTTGAACCGAAGACAATTCCGCCACCTCTAACAAACAAGGCTGACTGGGAGATTAACCCACTTGAATTGGACTTCACAAAAGCAGTTGTCATTGGAAAG GGCTCTTTCGGTGAAATTCTGAAAGCAAATTGGCGAGGAACACCTATTGCTGTCAAGCGCATTCTTCCATCCCTATCTGATGACAGGCTGGTGAT CCAAGATTTTAAGCATGAAGTCAACTTGCTAATAAAGCTGAGACATCCAAATATTGTCCAGTTCCTTGGAGCAGTTACAGAAACCAAGCCTCTAATGCTAGTTACTGAGTTTCTACGAGGA GGCGACCTTCATCAATATCTGAAGGAGAAAGGTGCACTCGGCCCACTTGTCGCAGTTAATTTTGCTCTAGACATTGCAAG GGGAATGGCATACCTTCACAATGAACCTAACGTTGTGATTCACCGAGACTTAAAACCAAG AAACATTCTTCTGGTGAATTCTGCTGCCAACCATTTGAAGGTTGGAGATTTTGGTCTTAGCAAGATCATCAAAGCTCAGCATGCCAATGATGTATACAAGATGACTGGGGAGACAGGAAGCT ACCGCTACATGGCCCCTGAAGTTTTCAAGCATCGGAAATATGACAAGAAAGTTGATATCTTCTCTTTTGCCATGATACTATATGAG ATGCTGGAAGGCGATCCTCCTTTCTCCAACTATGAACCTTATGAGGCTGCTAAGTACGTCGCAGAAGGGCATCGCCCGGCTTTCCGTAAAGGACATACTAATGAACTGAAGGA TTTGGTTGAGCTATGTTGGTCTGGGGATATCAACCTGAGACCTTCTTTCTTGGAGATCCTCAAGAGGCTCGAGAAGCTCAAGGAGCAATTTTCACACGAGACCCACTGGCATTTGTTCCAGTAA
- the LOC101756993 gene encoding pseudouridylate synthase 7 homolog isoform X1 produces MRGRFLLNPLPLLLTPKPPSRPLAAHFRAGAGAGAAAHPPAPSPTPRRGPVDEPDVGISRFASSVLGFRGALKQRYSDFIVHEVARDGALVRLTSFDLPDVDERGDNAAEGDADADHTRALESFRLLCGEADYDALRGFLERVLEGDGDLSPIILSADADKAHRLEVHEFIKRNFKFLITDTVEHGDGIQKCIRVRLGSGPHGGRGRNMRGMDGSGWRDDRPFDSRGSTSWPYHLGKFLRFHLYKENRDTQEALGVIGKMLGVQPRSFGFAGTKDKRAVTTQQVTLFKVHASRLVALNSKLAGIRVGDFSYVNEGLALGQLRGNRFAITLRNVVAESDDVIKAAVDGLSKNGFINYYGLQRFGSGSVPGHFVGVALLRGEWRHAVSLILGTRVHYKGHGDIDAALSGIPRYLTMERAMLQRLKKYPGNYLQALMAIPKTLRLMYVHSYQSYLWNHAASMRVEKYGISQVVEGDLVYRKGCSLGEAATVDTFDNDDSNTNSPEMEISCETLPEEVIQSVKIVDSEDLLNTAYTFEDVVLPLPGSETLFPGNEVAEIYHEIAKKDGISLVESVHGIKDFSITSMKGGYRRLLQRPIDFEWDLMTYTDDNVPLLETDLVVLSKTNPSEANKLLSDGISSFASCDSGLDASLDTSGPTTEASSVKTKSNGISEPLPEKLAVKLEFTLPASSYATMAIRELTKTSTSVSYQKTLNS; encoded by the exons ATGCGCGGCCGCTTTCTCCTAAAccccctcccgctcctcctcaccCCTAAACCCCCCTCCCGTCCCCTCGCCGCCCActtccgcgccggcgccggcgccggcgccgcggcccaTCCGCCCGCACCCTcgcccacgccgcgccgcgggcCCGTGGACGAGCCCGACGTCGGCATCTCCCGCTTCGCCTCCTCCGTCCTGGGCTTCCGCGGCGCGCTCAAGCAGCGCTACTCCGACTTCATCGTCCACGAGGTCGCCCGCGACGGCGCCCTCGTCCGCCTCACCTCCTTCGATCTCCCCGACGTCGACGAG AGAGGGGATAACGCGGCGGAaggcgacgccgacgcggacCACACGCGGGCGCTGGAGTCGTTCCGGCTGCTCTGCGGCGAAGCGGATTACGACGCGTTGAGGGGGTTTCTGGAGAGGGTTTTGGAGGGAGATGGGGATTTGTCGCCAATCATTCTCTCAGCAGATGCCGATAAGGCTCATCGTTTG GAGGTGCACGAGTTCATCAAGAGGAATTTCAAGTTCCTGATCACGGATACGGTTGAGCACGGTGATGGGATTCAGAAATGTATTAGGGTGCGGTTGGGATCAGGGCCACACGGTGGGAGAGGGAGGAATATGAGAGGCATGGACGGTTCAGGCTGGAGAGATGACAGGCCGTTTGATAGTAGAGGCTCTACATCCTGGCCTTATCACCTGGGGAAGTTCCTGAG GTTTCACCTTTATAAGGAGAACAGAGACACACAAGAGGCACTAGGAGTTATAGGAAAGATGCTAGGGGTTCAG CCACGATCATTTGGATTTGCGGGGACAAAGGATAAACGTGCCGTTACAACCCAACAG GTGACACTTTTCAAAGTACATGCCAGTAGGTTGGTCGCTCTTAATAGCAAACTCGCAGGTATCAGAGTTGGAGACTTTAG TTATGTGAATGAAGGCCTTGCTCTTGGTCAACTCAGAGGGAACCGGTTTGCAATTACTTTGAG GAATGTTGTTGCAGAATCAGATGATGTGATAAAGGCTGCTGTTGATGGCCTGAGTAAAAATGGATTTATCAATTACTACGGCTTACAG CGCTTTGGTAGCGGTTCAGTACCTGGTCACTTTGTCGGTGTTGCTTTGCTTAGAGGAGAGTGGAGACATGCTGTTAGCTTGATTCTTGGTACAAGG GTACATTATAAGGGCCATGGCGATATTGATGCAGCACTTAGTGGAATCCCCCGATATCTCACGATGGAGAGAGCTATG CTTCAGCGTttgaagaagtaccctggcaACTATCTACAAGCACTAATGGCTATACCTAAAACATTGAGACTGAT GTATGTACATAGTTACCAGAGTTACCTATGGAACCATGCTGCAAGTATGAGAGTTGAAAAGTATG GTATTTCACAAGTTGTAGAGGGTGATTTGGTTTACAGAAAGGGGTGCTCTCTTGGAGAAGCAGCCACAGTAGATACTTTCGACAATGATGATAGCAATACTAATTCACCTGAAATGGAAATATCTTGTGAAACACTTCCTGAAGAAGTGATCCAGTCTGTGAAG ATAGTTGATTCTGAAGATTTATTGAACACAGCTTACACGTTTGAGGATGTTGTCCTCCCTTTGCCTGG TTCAGAAACATTGTTCCCTGGGAATGAAGTTGCtgagatttatcatgaaataGCCAAGAAG GATGGCATTAGCCTGGTAGAGAGTGTCCATGGGATCAA GGACTTCTCGATTACCAGCATGAAAGGAGGTTACCGTCGGCTACTCCAACGACCTATTGATTTTGAATG GGACCTAATGACTTACACAGATGACAATGTACCTTTATTGGAAACTGATTTAGTTGTTCTATCCAAAACCAACCCATCAGAAGCAAATAAGCTGCTATCTGATGGGATTTCCAGTTTCGCATCATGTGATTCTGGATTGGATGCTTCATTGGACACCTCTGGACCAACCACTGAAGCTAGCTCAGTGAAAACCAAATCTAATGGCATCTCAGAACCGTTACCCGAGAAACTGGCTGTAAAATTAGAATTTACTCTACCAGCATCATCCTATGCCACAATGGCCATCAGGGAGTTGACAAAGACTTCAACTTCA GTTTCTTACCAGAAAACGTTGAACTCCTGA
- the LOC101756993 gene encoding pseudouridylate synthase 7 homolog isoform X2, which yields MRGRFLLNPLPLLLTPKPPSRPLAAHFRAGAGAGAAAHPPAPSPTPRRGPVDEPDVGISRFASSVLGFRGALKQRYSDFIVHEVARDGALVRLTSFDLPDVDERGDNAAEGDADADHTRALESFRLLCGEADYDALRGFLERVLEGDGDLSPIILSADADKAHRLEVHEFIKRNFKFLITDTVEHGDGIQKCIRVRLGSGPHGGRGRNMRGMDGSGWRDDRPFDSRGSTSWPYHLGKFLRFHLYKENRDTQEALGVIGKMLGVQPRSFGFAGTKDKRAVTTQQVTLFKVHASRLVALNSKLAGIRVGDFSYVNEGLALGQLRGNRFAITLRNVVAESDDVIKAAVDGLSKNGFINYYGLQRFGSGSVPGHFVGVALLRGEWRHAVSLILGTRVHYKGHGDIDAALSGIPRYLTMERAMLQRLKKYPGNYLQALMAIPKTLRLMYVHSYQSYLWNHAASMRVEKYGISQVVEGDLVYRKGCSLGEAATVDTFDNDDSNTNSPEMEISCETLPEEVIQSVKIVDSEDLLNTAYTFEDVVLPLPGSETLFPGNEVAEIYHEIAKKDGISLVESVHGIKDFSITSMKGGYRRLLQRPIDFEWFLTRKR from the exons ATGCGCGGCCGCTTTCTCCTAAAccccctcccgctcctcctcaccCCTAAACCCCCCTCCCGTCCCCTCGCCGCCCActtccgcgccggcgccggcgccggcgccgcggcccaTCCGCCCGCACCCTcgcccacgccgcgccgcgggcCCGTGGACGAGCCCGACGTCGGCATCTCCCGCTTCGCCTCCTCCGTCCTGGGCTTCCGCGGCGCGCTCAAGCAGCGCTACTCCGACTTCATCGTCCACGAGGTCGCCCGCGACGGCGCCCTCGTCCGCCTCACCTCCTTCGATCTCCCCGACGTCGACGAG AGAGGGGATAACGCGGCGGAaggcgacgccgacgcggacCACACGCGGGCGCTGGAGTCGTTCCGGCTGCTCTGCGGCGAAGCGGATTACGACGCGTTGAGGGGGTTTCTGGAGAGGGTTTTGGAGGGAGATGGGGATTTGTCGCCAATCATTCTCTCAGCAGATGCCGATAAGGCTCATCGTTTG GAGGTGCACGAGTTCATCAAGAGGAATTTCAAGTTCCTGATCACGGATACGGTTGAGCACGGTGATGGGATTCAGAAATGTATTAGGGTGCGGTTGGGATCAGGGCCACACGGTGGGAGAGGGAGGAATATGAGAGGCATGGACGGTTCAGGCTGGAGAGATGACAGGCCGTTTGATAGTAGAGGCTCTACATCCTGGCCTTATCACCTGGGGAAGTTCCTGAG GTTTCACCTTTATAAGGAGAACAGAGACACACAAGAGGCACTAGGAGTTATAGGAAAGATGCTAGGGGTTCAG CCACGATCATTTGGATTTGCGGGGACAAAGGATAAACGTGCCGTTACAACCCAACAG GTGACACTTTTCAAAGTACATGCCAGTAGGTTGGTCGCTCTTAATAGCAAACTCGCAGGTATCAGAGTTGGAGACTTTAG TTATGTGAATGAAGGCCTTGCTCTTGGTCAACTCAGAGGGAACCGGTTTGCAATTACTTTGAG GAATGTTGTTGCAGAATCAGATGATGTGATAAAGGCTGCTGTTGATGGCCTGAGTAAAAATGGATTTATCAATTACTACGGCTTACAG CGCTTTGGTAGCGGTTCAGTACCTGGTCACTTTGTCGGTGTTGCTTTGCTTAGAGGAGAGTGGAGACATGCTGTTAGCTTGATTCTTGGTACAAGG GTACATTATAAGGGCCATGGCGATATTGATGCAGCACTTAGTGGAATCCCCCGATATCTCACGATGGAGAGAGCTATG CTTCAGCGTttgaagaagtaccctggcaACTATCTACAAGCACTAATGGCTATACCTAAAACATTGAGACTGAT GTATGTACATAGTTACCAGAGTTACCTATGGAACCATGCTGCAAGTATGAGAGTTGAAAAGTATG GTATTTCACAAGTTGTAGAGGGTGATTTGGTTTACAGAAAGGGGTGCTCTCTTGGAGAAGCAGCCACAGTAGATACTTTCGACAATGATGATAGCAATACTAATTCACCTGAAATGGAAATATCTTGTGAAACACTTCCTGAAGAAGTGATCCAGTCTGTGAAG ATAGTTGATTCTGAAGATTTATTGAACACAGCTTACACGTTTGAGGATGTTGTCCTCCCTTTGCCTGG TTCAGAAACATTGTTCCCTGGGAATGAAGTTGCtgagatttatcatgaaataGCCAAGAAG GATGGCATTAGCCTGGTAGAGAGTGTCCATGGGATCAA GGACTTCTCGATTACCAGCATGAAAGGAGGTTACCGTCGGCTACTCCAACGACCTATTGATTTTGAATG GTTTCTTACCAGAAAACGTTGA
- the LOC101775891 gene encoding putative nuclear RNA export factor SDE5, which yields MDLSHSLTSSSDNETRALNTLLDVFGCAFSLDDIADAYVKSMGDVNKAGDILTNLQLSLPHNNDFEPSVKTNLSQTDKAVEENYMKNSSQPRTLSQIEQAVEAKHMENLAQTRMPEKLQKSSAAFGTVSSMLGKESSRATTAVNGASKKDKPLKVELPEYMRDDFKVKADDSNSAPRRETLNNSDVEEFLFCMLGEGFKLSMEVIRDVLGSCGYDIKKSMEELISSSEKHLDKKVENKHNAIQDVAVECSVSKRSTQSSQEGMQRSKPQISPGELIEAIFTVPGRLEEEPKLKRNELGTNRRRVSYQKPISKPLEDLSTYSTDFPMKVIVGSKEPAVNEEDYQNYRRAAKQHWDMMKQYYEKAADAFREGNQKEVDYLIQEGKRCYQMARLADEKSAGEIIMSKKIESRNEFCLDLRTQDPANVSNLLRLHLKQLANIPSFDYLKVIIGVDDGSFKMGQRRRKVMKYLEKNSIQWTEEEPHSGNILVGINQLAN from the exons ATGGATCTATCACATTCGCTAACTTCATCCAGTGACAATGAAACCAGGGCACTCAATACATTGCTTGATGTGTTCGGCTGTGCTTTTTCACTTGATGATATAGCTGATGCATATGTCAAATCAATGGGTGATGTCAACAAAGCTGGAGATATCTTAACTAACCTTCAACTTTCTTTGCCTCATAACAATGATTTCGAGCCAAGTGTCAAGACTAACCTTTCCCAGACTGATAAGGCGGTTGAAGAAAACTATATGAAGAATTCAAGCCAACCAAGAACTCTTTCCCAGATTGAGCAGGCAGTTGAAGCAAAGCATATGGAGAATTTAGCTCAAACAAGAATGCCTGAAAAGTTGCAAAAGTCTAGTGCTGCATTTGGTACTGTCTCCAGCATGTTAGGAAAAGAATCTTCCAGGGCTACAACAGCAGTGAATGGAGCATCAAAAAAAGACAAACCTCTAAAGGTTGAACTGCCAGAGTACATGCGTGATGATTTTAAGGTGAAAGCTGATGATTCCAATTCTGCCCCACGGAGAGAGACTTTGAATAACAGTGATGTTGAGGAGTTTCTGTTTTGCATGCTGGGTGAAGGATTTAAGCTTAGTATGGAAGTAATCCGTGACGTTCTAG GTAGCTGTGGATATGACATTAAGAAG AGCATGGAGGAATTGATTTCATCTTCTGAAAAGCATCTAGACAAAAAGGTAGAAAACAAACATAATGCGATACAA GATGTAGCAGTCGAATGCTCTGTTTCCAAGAGAAG CACCCAATCTTCGCAAGAGGGGATGCAGAGGTCAAAACCACAGATTTCTCCAGGAGAGTTGATAGAAGCTATCTTCACTGTACCTGGAAGATTGGAGGAGGAGCCAAAACTAAAAAGAAATGAACTGGGCACAAATCGAAGAAGAGTCTCATATCAGAAACCAATATCGAAACCTCTTGAGGACCTTTCAACATATTCTACTGATTTTCCCATGAAAGTTATCGTAGGTAGCAAAG AACCAGCTGTGAATGAGGAGGATTACCAGAACTACCGCAGGGCTGCAAAGCAGCACTGGGATATGATGAAGCAGTACTATGAGAAG GCTGCTGATGCTTTTAGGGAGGGCAACCAGAAAGAAGTCGATTATCTTATACAGGAA GGCAAGCGCTGTTATCAAATGGCTCGACTGGCTGATGAGAAATCTGCTGGGGAGATTATCATGTCCAA GAAAATAGAGTCCAGAAATGAATTTTGTCTTGATTTGCGCACACAAGATCCAGCAAACGTATCTAATCTCTTGAGACTTCATCTTAAACAGTTGGCAAACATTCCAT CTTTTGATTACCTAAAAGTTATTATTGGTGTTGATGACGGCAGTTTCAAGATgggacaaagaagaagaaag GTGATGAAGTATCTGGAGAAGAATTCGATTCAGTGGACCGAAGAAGAGCCCCACTCTGGGAACATCCTCGTCGGGATTAATCAGTTGGCAAACTAA
- the LOC101776974 gene encoding uncharacterized protein LOC101776974, with the protein MAAVANTAARGHQPWALAAASANRSSGRPAATTATRALVSTGFAGAPNAWAAGRPPRRAVVAARTKAGAAEVRPSSPDAVTYSASISTNTPLHEPPGASFDEYLQDRARVFRAMFPDESRSQRIGDGEWRVQMLPLQFLLVTVRPVVVMQLRHRAGGLDLRITEWELRGLDRDHAPSSFDLGVSGSLYADRSLRGRRAGCRMRGHLEISITAVLPPPLRLVPESVLRGVAESVLSTLAEKMKRDVDVSLIADFQRFRREKAAAASRARPTLDVTASAARDEASES; encoded by the exons atggccgccgtggCAAATACAGCCGCCCGTGGTCACCAGCCGTGGGCGCTGGCTGCGGCGAGCGCCAATCGCAGCAGCGGCCGTCCAGCTGCCACCACGGCGACCAGAGCGCTGGTTAGCACGGGATTTGCCGGTGCCCCGAATGCGTGGGCAGCGGgaaggccgccgcggcgcgccgtggtggcggcgaggaccaaggccggcgcggccgaggtgcggccgtcgtcgccggacGCCGTGACCTACAGCGCGAGCATCTCCACCAACACGCCCCTCCACGAACCCCCCGGG GCCTCCTTCGACGAGTACCTCCAGGACCGCGCGCGCGTGTTCCGCGCCATGTTCCCCGACGAGAGCAGGAGCCAGCGGATCGGCGAT GGGGAGTGGCGGGTCCAGATGCTGCCGCTGCAGTTCCTCCTCGTCACCGTGCGCCCCGTGGTCGTCATGCAGCTGCGGCACCGCGCCGGCGGGCTCGACCTCCGAATC ACGGAGTGGGAGCTGCGGGGGCTGGACCGCGACCACGCGCCCTCGAGCTTCGACCTCGGCGTGAGCGGGTCGCTGTACGCGGACCGGAGCCtacgcggccgccgcgccgggtgCCGGATGAGGGGCCACCTCGAGATCTCCATcaccgccgtcctgccgccgcccctgcgcctCGTGCCGGAGAGCGTCCTGCGCGGCGTCGCCGAATCG GTCCTGTCGACGCTAGCGGAGAAGATGAAGCGGGACGTGGACGTGAGCCTCATCGCCGACTTCCAGAGGTTCCGCCGGGAGAAGGCAGCAGCAGCGTCCAGGGCCAGGCCAACGCTGGACGTGACGGCATCAGCCGCCAGAGACGAAGCCTCTGAAAGCTAG
- the LOC101776298 gene encoding PLASMODESMATA CALLOSE-BINDING PROTEIN 5: protein MLDKTLHGCLLLLVVLLANASGSHAETTVDSEQALAPALPDSDEGKRRSLATGGGMFCVASQGADPAALQAGLNWACGPGHADCTAIQLGGPCYKQNNLQALASYAYNDYYQRSAKTSTACDFNGTATTTTTDPSSGQCVFTGSSMAGGGTPTASAPSGLSPFTPGTGGFGNGSSSFGSPTGGLVPFDGAESLLSGARWAVCVLLLALPLFFFFL from the exons ATGTTGGACAAAACATTGCACGGATGCCTGCTTcttctcgtcgtcctcctcgctaACGCATCAG GCAGCCATGCTGAAACCACCGTGGATTCAGAGCAAGCGTTGGCGCCGGCCTTGCCAGATTCAGATGAAGGCAAGAGGCGATCCCTGGCCACGGGGGGCGGCATGTTCTGCGTGGCGAGTCAGGGCGCGGACCCGGCGGCGCTGCAGGCGGGGCTGAACTGGGCGTGCGGGCCGGGGCACGCGGACTGCACGGCCATCCAGCTGGGCGGGCCGTGCTACAAGCAGAACAACCTGCAGGCGCTGGCGTCCTACGCCTACAACGACTACTACCAGCGGAGCGCCAAGACCAGCACCGCCTGCGACTTCAacggcaccgccaccaccaccaccacggatCCCA GCTCGGGACAGTGCGTCTTCACAGGAAG CTCCATGGCAGGAGGTGGCACTCCGACGGCGAGCGCCCCCAGCGGCCTGTCCCCGTTCACGCCGGGCACGGGTGGCTTCGGCAACGGATCGTCGTCCTTCGGCAGCCCGACCGGCGGCCTGGTCCCTTTCGATGGCGCGGAGAGCCTCTTGTCCGGCGCCCGGTGGGCGGTCTGCGTCCTGCTGCTGGCTCTgccgctcttcttcttcttcctctga